One Alnus glutinosa chromosome 3, dhAlnGlut1.1, whole genome shotgun sequence genomic region harbors:
- the LOC133864617 gene encoding uncharacterized protein LOC133864617, translating into MLISKFEEIKMLEEETFGQFYSKISDLRNSMVSLGKPISDVKLIRKILRSLPERFRIKVTTIEESKDLEEMKIEELVGSLQTYELSLPPVKKLKTIALKASKKKVEASSEEEFEDEEKAVAMLAKNFRRLMKDDRFKKKFSEKAKKPLREAEPEDEEKKDPRGPRFFECSGYGHIRADCGNLKKGKGKAYNVTLSDESEEDAPESDKFLAFVAPYIEEEDSYYSEHSENEVELKEAYKTLYKEFEKLREGRKQQVNDLNSLHTEKSSLLFKIQELEEKLLETQLQLERVTDEKLTRMLSFQKSPHDKTGLRYVASSSDIPSSSKTVFVPPTVPELPPVVEDKQKEKVNDDVPGTQQPHSIRRPPICHHCGLSGHVRPQCSLLKAQKAKAKKEAPKQAHYGTRPMAQH; encoded by the coding sequence atgttgatttcaaaatttgaagaaattaagatgttagaggaagagacatttggacagttttactccaaaataagtgacctgaggaactccatggtgagtcttgggaaacctatctcggatgtaaaactcatccgaaaaattctcagatctttgcccgagcgtttcaggattaaggtaacgactattgaggaaagcaaggatcttgaagaaatgaagattgaagagctggttggatctcttcaaacatacgagctgtcttTGCCCCCGgttaagaaattaaagaccattgctcttaaggcttccaagaagaaggtagaagcctcctctgaagaagaatttgaggatgaagaaaaggctgtggcgatgctagccaaaaatttcagaagactaatgaaagatgatcggttcaagaagaagttttctgaaaaagccaagaaacctctcagagaagctgaaccagaggatgaagagaagaaagatcccagaggacctcgattttttgaatgctcaggctatgggcatatccgagccgattgcgggaatctcaagaagggcaaggggaaggcttacaatgtgactctcagtgatgagtccgaagaagatgctccagagtctgacaaatttctggcttttgtggccccttatattgaagaagaagactcatattattcggagcatagtgagaacgaggtagagctcaaggaagcatacaaaactctctacaaagagtttgagaagctgagggaaggccgaaagcagcaagttaatgatctgaacagtctgcatactgagaagagttcattgctgttcaagatacaggagctcgaggaaaaacTACTTGAGACAcaactccagctagagagagtcactgatgagaagctgactcgtatgctgtccttccagaagagcccacatgacaagactggtcttaggtatgtagcttcttcttctgatattccttcttcctcaaagactgtatttgtgcctcctacagtcccagagcttcctccagttgttgaagataaacagaaggaaaaggtcaatgatgacgTACCAGGCAcccagcagcctcattccatcagaagacctcctatttgccatcattgcggtctcagtgggcatgttcggcctcagtgctccctcttgaaagcacaaaaggccaaggCCAAAAAGGAAGCACCcaaacaagctcattatggcactagacctatGGCTCAGCATTAG